One genomic segment of Komagataella phaffii GS115 chromosome 4, complete sequence includes these proteins:
- a CDS encoding Flavin-containing monooxygenase translates to MKAKHSDSFAIIGAGPSGLSAIKGLHKELGPDFDKVKIKVFDRRDKIGGLWNYIPNPDPIPTRKEIEEERGLNEQLQKLENIAEGEEVVTDQSKKPVAYNTSGIYNYLQTNLPSVVMQFSYNPLKPEDVKETLLKDNYLFKGYEGDYEKYPFRHYTSVYQYIRDTFDQFLDKVQLNTNIERVQKDPETGKWKLTIRQFKDGKDVWSIEYFDSVIVCVGQNNIPYIPANIEDAVEQIRAENPDLIEHSQTFRRIEDYKGLKLVVVGASYSACDFISDVYPICQLPINVVTRGGEMKEYPFRKPIYEGDEKNINITHEITTLEKDSNGKLRITTKDGQILEDVDKLIIATGYKHYFPFLKEEDGLNLINKNGRVSQLYQHIFYIPDPSLTFLSVANGTYTFTVFEYQSALIARFLTGKVELPEREEQEAWIQNRVNLKSDTTFFHMIPYEEAGEYFQDLVRLAADPELTFDSDKIYNATKAGQELKSKYWARNKEIRKLGTSA, encoded by the coding sequence ATGAAAGCCAAACACTCCGACTCTTTTGCCATCATTGGTGCAGGCCCTTCAGGGCTTTCAGCTATTAAAGGGCTGCATAAGGAACTAGGCCCCGACTTCGATAAGGTTAAAATTAAAGTTTTCGATAGAAGAGACAAAATAGGTGGTCTGTGGAACTATATCCCAAATCCTGATCCTATCCCAACCCGAAAGGAGATAGAAGAGGAGCGTGGATTGAACGAACAGCTCCAAAAATTAGAGAACATCGCCGAGGGAGAGGAAGTCGTCACTGACCAAAGTAAGAAGCCTGTCGCCTACAATACCTCTGGAATCTATAACTACCTACAGACCAATCTGCCATCCGTTGTGATGCAGTTTTCGTACAACCCTTTGAAACCAGAGGACGTTAAAGAAACTTTATTGAAGGATAACTACCTTTTCAAAGGGTATGAAGGAGATTATGAAAAGTACCCCTTTAGACATTATACAAGTGTTTATCAGTATATTAGAGACACTTTTGACCAGTTTTTGGACAAAGTCCAACTCAACACTAACATCGAGAGAGTTCAGAAGGACCCAGAAACTGGTAAATGGAAATTAACCATTCGTCAATTCAAGGATGGTAAGGATGTTTGGTCAATTGAGTACTTTGACTCTGTCATTGTATGTGTTGGTCAGAACAACATTCCCTACATTCCTGCTAACATCGAGGATGCTGTAGAACAAATCCGTGCCGAAAACCCAGACTTAATTGAGCATTCTCAGACATTCCGTCGCATTGAAGACTATAAGGGATTGAAACTAGTGGTGGTAGGTGCCAGTTACTCTGCTTGTGATTTCATCAGTGACGTTTACCCCATCTGTCAATTGCCTATCAATGTTGTGACGAGGGGTGGTGAAATGAAGGAGTACCCATTCCGCAAACCTATTTACGAAGGAGACGAAAAGAATATCAACATCACACATGAAATCACAACATTGGAGAAGGATAGTAACGGTAAGCTCCGAATCACCACTAAAGATGGTCAAATacttgaagatgttgacAAGTTGATTATTGCTACTGGTTACAAACATTACTTCCCGTTcctgaaagaagaagacggACTGAACCTTATCAACAAGAACGGCAGAGTTTCCCAATTGTATCAACACATTTTTTACATACCAGATCCTTCTTTGACATTCCTCAGTGTGGCTAATGGTACTTACACATTCACTGTATTCGAGTACCAGTCAGCTTTGATTGCCCGATTCCTCACAGGTAAGGTAGAATTACCAGAAAGAGAGGAACAAGAGGCTTGGATTCAGAACAGAGTCAATCTGAAGTCTGACACCACCTTTTTCCACATGATTCCATACGAAGAGGCTGGTGAATATTT